From Camelina sativa cultivar DH55 chromosome 20, Cs, whole genome shotgun sequence, the proteins below share one genomic window:
- the LOC104770189 gene encoding monothiol glutaredoxin-S2-like: MEMITKMVMERPVVIYSKSLCCMSHTIKTLLCDFGANPAVYELDEISRGREIEQALLRIGCSPAVPAVFIGGELVGGANEVMSLHLNGSLIPMLKRAGALWV, translated from the coding sequence ATGGAGATGATAACGAAGATGGTGATGGAGAGACCGGTGGTGATATACAGCAAGAGCTTGTGTTGTATGTCTCACACGATCAAAACTTTGCTCTGTGATTTCGGAGCGAATCCAGCGGTTTACGAGCTGGATGAGATATCTAGAGGGAGGGAGATTGAGCAGGCGTTGTTGCGGATAGGTTGTAGCCCCGCAGTTCCGGCGGTTTTTATCGGGGGAGAGTTGGTTGGTGGAGCCAACGAGGTCATGAGTCTACATCTAAACGGGTCCTTGATTCCTATGCTTAAGCGGGCTGGTGCATTGTGGGTTTga